The following coding sequences are from one Polyodon spathula isolate WHYD16114869_AA chromosome 45, ASM1765450v1, whole genome shotgun sequence window:
- the LOC121305963 gene encoding zinc finger and SCAN domain-containing protein 2-like, whose product MNPDWSEQDCRRNGNQGLFTRVKDTEERRAFSEAEEGPVMEAVYRKEEISDQEWGGGQMEITELTFVESKEVPELEAVRIKEETPELQCGHTTEQVSKANKEDIVKPESSHCEQCPPELVCMKPNQSVSEDTCSSVGGEGTVLGSIQRKHLTPQERAAGGKEEGATPSTSSTAYPCWDTLLHFHPNNVFAAEGNLTGEKLHRCAKCGKRFSHLVFLKRHQRVHTGEKPYHCTECGKRFTQLGSLKSHQRIHTGEKPYCCTECGKRFTQLGHLQSHQRIHTGEKPYRCPKCGRSFTRLESLKSHQRIHTGEKPYRCTECGRSFTLLQNLKRHQRIHTGEKPHH is encoded by the exons atgaaccccgactggagtgaacaagactgccgcaggaacgggaACCAGGGACTATTCACCAGAGTCAAAG ATACCGAAGAGAGACGTGCTTTCAGTGAAGCAGAGGAGGGGCCAGTGATGGAAGCTGTTTACAGAAAAGAGGAAATCTCTGATCAGGAGTGGGGTGGAGGTCAAATGGAGATTACAGAGCTGACATTTGTTGAGAGTAAAGAGGTCCCTGAACTTGAAGCTGTCCGCATTAAAGAGGAGACACCAGAACTGCAGTGTGGTCACACCACAGAGCAGGTTTCTAAAGCAAATAAAGAGGATATAGTGAAGCCTGAATCTAGCCATTGTGAGCAGTGCCCACCCGAATTGGTCTGCATGAAACCAAATCAGTCTGTCTCTGAAGACACTTGTTCTAGTGTTGGAGGAGAGGGCACTGTGCTGGGGTCCATTCAGAGGAAACATCTCACCCCTCAGGAAAGAGCCGCAGGTGGAAAGGAGGAAGGAGCAACGCCGTCCACTAGCAGCACAGCAT ACCCATGCTGGGACACCCTGCTACATTTTCATCCAAACAACGTTTTTG ctGCTGAAGGAAATCTCACAGGAGAGAAACTTCATCGCTGCGCAAAGTGCGGGAAGAGATTCAGTCATTTAGTGttccttaaaagacaccagcgagTTCACACAGGAGAAAAGCCTTATCACTgcactgagtgtgggaagagattcacacAGTTAGGAAGTCTTAAatcacaccagcgcattcacacaggagaaaaaCCTTACTGCTgcactgagtgtgggaagagattcacacAGTTGGGACATCTTCAgtcacaccagcgcattcacacaggagagaaaccgtatcgctgtcCTAAGTGCGGGAGGAGTTTCACACGATTAGAAAGTCTCAAatcacaccagcgcattcacaccgGAGAGAAACCTTATCGCTGCACAGAGTGTGGGAGGAGTTTCACACTGTTACaaaaccttaaaagacaccagcgcattcacacaggagagaaacctcatcactgA